The following are encoded together in the Thunnus albacares chromosome 7, fThuAlb1.1, whole genome shotgun sequence genome:
- the golt1bb gene encoding golgi transport 1Bb gives MISLTDSQKIGMGLTGFGVFFLFFGMMLFFDKALLAIGNILFVSGLSFVIGLERTFRFFFQRHKAKATSFFLGGVFVVLIGWPIIGVVLEIYGFFLLFRGFFPVAVGFIRRVPVLGSLLSLPGISTLVDKIGESNNMV, from the exons ATGATTTCACTCACGGACTCACAAA AAATCGGCATGGGGCTGACAGGCTTCGGcgtcttcttcctcttcttcggGATGATGCTGTTTTTTGATAAAGCTCTCCTCGCCATTGGAAAC ATTCTGTTCGTCTCGGGTTTGTCCTTCGTCATCGGCTTGGAGCGGACGTTCAGATTCTTCTTCCAGAGACATAAAGCAAAAGCCACCAGCTTCTTCCTGGGAGGAGTGTTTGtggttctgattggctggccgATCATAGGAGTTGTTCTGGAGATCTACGGTTTCTTCCTCTTATTCAG AGGATTCTTCCCGGTGGCTGTAGGCTTCATCAGACGAGTACCTGTGCTCGGGTCTTTACTCAGCTTACCGGGGATCAGTACC